Proteins encoded within one genomic window of Tamandua tetradactyla isolate mTamTet1 chromosome 11, mTamTet1.pri, whole genome shotgun sequence:
- the LOC143649257 gene encoding olfactory receptor 7A10-like has product MESENQSHVSEFFLLGLSDKTELQPFLFGLFLSIYLVTFTGNLLIILVTISAPHLHTPMYFFLANLSFSDICFTSTTIPKMLVNLYTQDKTITYESCLTQMYFFILFAELDIFLLSIMAYDRFVAICHPLHYMIIMNPRLCSLLVLASWIMGVLDSLLRDLLVLQLSFCTELEIPHFFCEVNQVIQLACSGTLLNTIEMYIATGLMGIIPLIGIFFSYSQIVSSTLRISSTSGKYKVFSTCGSHLLVVSLFYGTGLGVYLSSAATQTSRANAIASVMYTVVTPMLNPFIYSLRNKDIKGAMRNLFGIVNFNE; this is encoded by the coding sequence ATGGAATCAGAAAACCAATCTCATGTTTCAGAATTTTTCCTCCTTGGACTCTCAGACAAGACAGAGCTGCAGCCCTTCCTCTTTGGACTGTTTCTGTCAATATACCTGGTCACCTTCACTGGTAATCTGCTCATCATCCTGGTCACAATCTCTGCCCCTCACCTCCATACTCCTATGTACTTCTTTCTTGCTAATTTGTCCTTTTCTGACATCTGTTTCACTTCTACCACCatcccaaagatgctggtgaacCTCTATACCCAGGACAAGACAATCACCTATGAAAGCTGCCTCACGCAAATGTATTTCTTCATACTTTTTGCAGAGTTGGACATTTTTCTGCTCTCTATAATGGCCTATGACCGTTTTGTGGCCATCTGCCACCCCCTGCACTACATGATAATCATGAACCCACGGTTGTGCAGCTTGCTGGTACTGGCATCCTGGATCATGGGTGtactggactctctgcttcgtgatttACTGGTATTGCAATTGTCTTTCTGTACTGAATTGGAGATTCCCCACTTCTTCTGTGAAGTCAACCAGGTTATACAACTTGCCTGTTCTGGCACACTCCTTAACACCATAGAGATGTATATTGCCACCGGGCTGATGGGTATTATTCCTCTCATTggcatctttttttcttattctcagaTTGTATCCTCCACACTGAGAATTTCTTCAACAAGTGGGAAGTATAAGGTATTTTCCACATGTGGGTCTCACCTCTTAGTTGTTTCTTTGTTCTATGGTACAGGTCTTGGGGTCTACCTCAGTTCTGCTGCTACCCAAACATCCAGGGCTAATGCAATAGCTTCAGTGATGTACACTGTTGTCACACCCATGCTGAACCCTTTTATCTACAGTCTGAGGAACAAGGACATAAAGGGAGCCATGAGAAATCTTTTTGGTATTGTCAATTTTAATGAATGA